The Clostridium sp. AWRP genome has a window encoding:
- the argS gene encoding arginine--tRNA ligase — translation MDYKEIIAERIKENVDLELDFIKGLIEIPPKPEMGDYAFPCFQLAKTLRKAPNMIAEELKSKLDKEYFEKVENLGPYLNFFVDKAAFTKDTLEKVLKEGENYGKSEIGKGKNVVVEFSSPNIAKPFHVGHLFSTSVGNALYKMISSQGYNCTRINHLGDWGTQFGKLISAYKRWCDEDSLHKDPIKELLRIYVKFHEEAEKDPSLNEEGRMYFKKLEDGCEEEVTLWKKFKDLSLREFKKIYDLLNVDFDSYAGESFYSDKMDAVVEEIDKTGILVDSNGAKVVMLDDYNLPPCIVKKSDGATIYATRDLTAAIYRKKTYDFDKCIYVVGLDQSLYFRQIFATLKLMGKDWVDSCVHVGFGLVRFADKKLSTRKGDVIFLEDLLNRAIERTLEIINEKNPELENKEEVAKKIGVGAVVFTYLKNNRERDIVFDWNEMLSFEGETGPYVQYSYARGKSILRKAPAGISENVDYSKLNSKEEFELVKILHGFNKAVLNAINKLEPFIVTRYVIDAAKAFNKFYNAHSIINAEDESVKEARIQLVKASCRVIKNGLNLLGIDVVEEM, via the coding sequence ATGGACTATAAAGAAATAATAGCAGAAAGAATTAAAGAAAATGTAGATTTAGAATTGGATTTTATAAAAGGCTTGATAGAGATACCTCCAAAGCCTGAGATGGGGGATTATGCCTTTCCATGTTTTCAATTGGCAAAGACGTTAAGAAAAGCTCCAAATATGATTGCAGAAGAATTGAAAAGTAAATTAGACAAAGAATATTTTGAAAAAGTTGAAAATCTAGGACCTTATTTAAACTTTTTTGTGGATAAAGCAGCTTTTACAAAAGATACTTTAGAGAAGGTATTAAAAGAAGGAGAGAATTATGGGAAGTCTGAGATAGGTAAAGGAAAAAATGTAGTTGTAGAGTTTTCCTCACCTAACATTGCAAAGCCATTTCACGTAGGACACCTTTTTAGTACATCTGTTGGAAATGCGTTGTATAAAATGATAAGTTCTCAAGGATATAACTGTACCAGAATAAATCATTTGGGAGATTGGGGAACTCAATTTGGAAAGCTCATATCTGCTTATAAAAGATGGTGTGATGAAGATTCCCTACATAAAGATCCAATAAAAGAGCTTTTAAGAATATATGTTAAATTTCATGAGGAAGCTGAAAAAGATCCTTCACTCAATGAAGAAGGTAGAATGTATTTTAAGAAATTAGAAGATGGATGCGAGGAAGAAGTTACCCTCTGGAAAAAGTTTAAAGATTTAAGCCTTAGAGAATTTAAAAAGATATACGATCTTCTAAATGTGGATTTTGATTCTTATGCAGGAGAGAGTTTTTATTCAGATAAAATGGATGCTGTTGTAGAGGAAATAGACAAGACAGGTATTTTAGTTGATAGTAATGGAGCAAAAGTTGTAATGCTTGATGATTATAATTTACCTCCTTGCATTGTAAAGAAATCGGATGGAGCTACTATATATGCAACTCGTGATTTGACTGCAGCTATATATAGAAAGAAAACTTATGACTTTGATAAATGTATATATGTAGTGGGACTCGATCAGTCACTTTATTTTAGACAGATATTTGCAACTCTTAAATTAATGGGAAAAGATTGGGTTGATTCATGTGTACATGTAGGTTTTGGTCTTGTAAGATTTGCAGATAAAAAACTTTCTACAAGGAAGGGAGACGTAATATTCTTAGAGGATTTGTTGAACAGAGCTATAGAGAGGACCCTTGAAATAATAAATGAAAAAAATCCTGAGCTTGAAAATAAAGAAGAAGTTGCAAAGAAGATAGGTGTAGGAGCTGTTGTATTCACTTATTTAAAAAACAACAGAGAAAGAGATATAGTATTTGACTGGAATGAAATGCTGAGCTTTGAAGGAGAAACTGGTCCTTATGTACAATATAGCTATGCTAGAGGAAAAAGTATATTAAGGAAAGCTCCTGCTGGTATAAGTGAAAATGTAGATTACAGCAAATTAAATAGTAAAGAGGAATTTGAACTTGTAAAAATACTTCATGGTTTTAATAAGGCAGTATTAAATGCTATAAATAAGTTGGAACCATTTATAGTAACTAGATATGTAATAGATGCAGCTAAAGCCTTTAATAAGTTTTACAATGCACATAGTATTATAAATGCTGAAGATGAAAGTGTTAAGGAAGCTAGGATTCAACTTGTAAAGGCTTCCTGCCGGGTAATAAAAAATGGTTTGAATTTACTTGGAATAGATGTAGTAGAAGAAATGTAA
- the galE gene encoding UDP-glucose 4-epimerase GalE → MAILVCGGAGYIGSHMIAELLENKKEVIVLDNFEKGHRSAVLGGKVYKGDLRDDNILDRVFGENEIEAVIDFAAYSLVGESVDEPLKYFDNNVGGTLNLLKAMRKHNVKYIVFSSTAATYGEPESIPILENAVTYPTNPYGESKLTVEKVLKWSDRAYGIKYAALRYFNAAGAHINGYIGEDHRPETHLIPIILQVALKKRDKIFIFGDDYNTEDGTCIRDYVHVTDLANAHLLALNKIMKENESKIYNLGNGKGFSVKEVIEVSRKVTGEKIEAEIAPRRQGDPAVLVASSKKAQEELGWKPKYNSLENIIGTAWNWHKNHATGYEK, encoded by the coding sequence ATGGCAATTTTAGTTTGCGGTGGAGCCGGATACATAGGCAGTCATATGATTGCTGAGTTATTGGAAAATAAAAAAGAAGTTATTGTATTAGATAATTTTGAAAAGGGACATAGATCTGCAGTTTTAGGTGGAAAGGTATATAAGGGAGATTTAAGAGATGATAATATACTTGACAGAGTATTTGGAGAAAATGAAATTGAAGCCGTAATAGATTTTGCTGCTTATTCTCTTGTAGGGGAAAGTGTAGATGAACCTCTTAAATACTTTGATAATAATGTAGGTGGAACTTTAAATTTACTTAAAGCAATGAGAAAACATAATGTAAAGTATATTGTATTTTCATCAACTGCAGCTACTTATGGTGAACCTGAAAGCATACCAATTTTAGAAAATGCAGTTACATATCCTACTAATCCCTATGGAGAATCAAAGCTTACAGTGGAGAAAGTTTTGAAGTGGAGTGATAGGGCATATGGTATAAAGTATGCTGCACTGAGATATTTTAATGCAGCTGGAGCACATATAAATGGGTATATAGGAGAAGATCACAGGCCTGAAACTCATTTAATTCCAATAATACTTCAAGTAGCTTTAAAAAAGAGAGATAAAATATTCATATTTGGGGATGATTACAATACAGAAGATGGTACCTGTATTAGAGATTACGTTCATGTAACTGATTTAGCTAATGCTCATCTTTTAGCACTAAATAAAATTATGAAAGAAAATGAAAGTAAGATTTATAATTTAGGTAATGGAAAAGGATTTTCTGTAAAAGAAGTAATTGAAGTTTCAAGAAAGGTAACTGGAGAAAAAATAGAGGCTGAAATTGCACCTAGGAGACAAGGGGATCCGGCAGTGCTTGTGGCTTCTTCTAAGAAAGCCCAGGAAGAGCTTGGATGGAAGCCAAAGTATAATTCTCTGGAGAACATTATTGGAACTGCCTGGAATTGGCATAAAAATCATGCAACTGGATATGAAAAATAA
- a CDS encoding PH domain-containing protein, whose protein sequence is MIKLDRIERNHFFKLFYSLGTILKEMIGIIFASGFLIKWIGFRLGILIAVILLILLLAYEIIEWRKNIFIIREKSIYHKEGVFSIKKVEVPLEKINTVDISTNFFEQVFNAATIKIDTGDAKDHGSELKFTLNRDRAEELRSILLKENTNTLKNKYGQESYSLGSKELFIYSIISNSLFKGLAILLAIQQFFEERAKKLLKLNIDTSQYFKGFNYTTFYEKIYIIAIIVCIILFVSLCLSIIYNFTKYYNFRMWADNNKICINYGVLNKKNYSFDREKIKGIHLKQTILMQAFGYFTIEIESIGYGDEKGEKAILYPICSTQLKDEILKNLLDEFLYEDNFNKPLSNVYVSFFYKKIIFWVSVTCIIAFIKPSFILFSIAMFIILFIIGHMEFRNTALGINRDLVCICHNSFNKTQSVLKLSTIQSVTLSYNYFQHNKGVCNYKFILYSSNYGKELKVKNLKDNAVEKFFR, encoded by the coding sequence GTGATAAAATTGGATAGGATAGAGAGAAATCATTTCTTTAAATTATTTTATAGTTTAGGAACAATATTAAAAGAAATGATAGGAATTATTTTTGCATCAGGATTCCTAATTAAGTGGATTGGATTTAGATTAGGAATTTTAATTGCAGTAATTTTATTAATACTACTTCTAGCATATGAAATTATAGAATGGAGAAAAAACATTTTTATAATAAGAGAAAAGTCTATTTATCACAAAGAAGGGGTTTTTAGCATAAAAAAAGTAGAAGTTCCTTTAGAAAAAATCAATACAGTTGACATTTCAACAAATTTCTTTGAACAAGTTTTTAATGCAGCAACTATAAAAATTGATACAGGAGATGCAAAGGATCATGGAAGTGAATTGAAATTTACTTTAAATAGAGATAGGGCTGAGGAGCTTAGAAGTATACTGCTTAAGGAAAATACGAATACACTTAAAAATAAATATGGACAGGAATCTTATAGTTTAGGTTCAAAAGAATTATTTATATATTCTATTATTTCTAATTCACTGTTTAAGGGACTAGCTATATTGCTTGCCATACAGCAATTTTTTGAGGAACGTGCTAAAAAATTACTTAAACTTAATATTGATACATCCCAATATTTTAAAGGATTTAATTATACAACTTTTTATGAAAAAATTTATATAATCGCAATTATAGTTTGTATTATTTTATTTGTAAGTTTATGTCTGTCCATTATATATAATTTTACAAAATATTATAATTTCAGGATGTGGGCTGATAATAATAAAATTTGTATAAATTACGGAGTCTTAAATAAAAAAAATTATAGTTTTGATAGAGAAAAGATTAAGGGTATACATCTTAAACAGACTATTTTAATGCAAGCTTTTGGGTATTTTACTATAGAAATAGAAAGTATTGGATACGGAGATGAAAAAGGAGAAAAAGCTATACTGTATCCCATATGCAGTACCCAATTGAAAGATGAAATATTAAAAAATTTGCTTGATGAATTTTTGTATGAAGATAATTTTAATAAACCTCTTAGTAATGTATATGTTAGTTTTTTTTATAAAAAAATTATATTTTGGGTAAGTGTAACTTGCATAATTGCATTTATAAAACCAAGTTTTATTTTATTTAGCATAGCCATGTTTATAATATTATTTATTATAGGGCATATGGAATTTAGAAATACAGCACTAGGAATAAATAGGGATTTGGTTTGTATATGCCATAATAGTTTTAATAAAACTCAATCTGTTTTAAAGCTATCCACTATACAATCTGTGACTTTATCATACAATTATTTTCAGCACAATAAAGGAGTTTGTAATTACAAATTTATTTTATATAGTTCTAATTATGGCAAAGAATTAAAGGTTAAAAATTTAAAAGATAATGCTGTTGAGAAATTTTTTAGATAA
- a CDS encoding PH domain-containing protein — translation MNYDKIDKNAIKLWIIGRTVISVIFIALYVICVNLFLMPKIEDMKVLKCILNFLTAIIIFVSILDSFIWPFLEYKQWKYGIFEDKIELIEGIIIRKRTIIPISRIQNLKIEQGPIERMCKIASVNIITAGGTHKIPAIAVEDAEKVANNLKNVIELGDKIG, via the coding sequence ATGAATTATGATAAGATCGACAAAAATGCTATAAAATTATGGATTATTGGAAGAACAGTAATTAGTGTTATATTTATAGCTTTATATGTGATATGTGTGAATTTGTTCTTAATGCCCAAAATTGAAGATATGAAAGTACTAAAATGTATTTTGAATTTTTTAACTGCAATAATAATATTTGTTTCAATTTTGGATAGTTTTATATGGCCTTTTTTAGAGTATAAGCAGTGGAAATATGGCATATTTGAAGATAAAATTGAACTTATAGAAGGTATAATCATAAGAAAAAGAACAATAATTCCAATTTCTAGAATTCAAAATTTAAAAATAGAACAGGGACCAATTGAAAGAATGTGTAAAATAGCTTCTGTAAATATTATAACGGCAGGGGGTACACATAAAATCCCTGCTATAGCTGTGGAAGATGCTGAAAAAGTCGCAAATAACCTTAAAAATGTTATAGAATTGGGTGATAAAATTGGATAG
- a CDS encoding metalloregulator ArsR/SmtB family transcription factor encodes MDNNYKEYANTAELLKVLAHPIRLCIVRGLLDKGCCNVTHMQNCLQIPQSTLSQHLQKLRTAGIIEGTRNGLEVNYNVCNKTAIDLIHVLFK; translated from the coding sequence ATGGACAATAATTATAAAGAATATGCCAATACTGCTGAACTTCTTAAGGTACTGGCACATCCTATTAGACTATGCATAGTCAGAGGACTATTAGATAAGGGCTGCTGTAATGTTACCCATATGCAAAATTGCCTTCAAATTCCTCAGTCAACTTTATCACAACACCTACAAAAATTAAGGACAGCAGGAATTATAGAAGGAACTAGGAACGGACTTGAAGTTAATTACAATGTTTGTAATAAAACAGCTATTGATTTAATTCATGTTTTATTTAAGTAA
- a CDS encoding glycerophosphodiester phosphodiesterase family protein, with protein MFTVLLLKVMAVTFYYNTNSLSFKYSSNIKINKLSNVSYKRKNNIPKKVNNTVMSNEPIVIAHRGANKFAPENSIPAIDVAGKMGYWGVELDVCSSSDGVLYLLHDPTLNRTTNGRGLITKKSSDEIDELKIDKGANIAQYPNLKVPRFEEALTECSKYNLVPIFEIKFLSKRNRDINTFLDIIHEYGYEKKVIVHSFNYPALEYLKSKDNEIRIMPIINPNSRLHGYMYAKSIGAVALDSRYDLLTKKIVQLAHKDGLKVFCWTIDRRQDFKRAAKMGVDYIYSDTIYPSKQEVKLRKNSV; from the coding sequence TTGTTTACTGTATTACTTTTGAAAGTTATGGCTGTAACTTTTTATTACAATACCAATTCTCTTTCTTTTAAATATTCATCTAATATAAAAATTAATAAATTAAGTAATGTAAGTTATAAAAGAAAGAACAATATACCAAAAAAAGTTAATAATACTGTAATGTCAAATGAACCTATAGTAATAGCTCATCGTGGAGCAAATAAATTTGCTCCTGAAAATTCCATTCCTGCTATTGATGTTGCAGGTAAAATGGGATATTGGGGAGTAGAATTAGATGTATGCTCTTCCTCCGATGGTGTTTTATATTTACTCCATGATCCTACACTTAATAGAACAACTAATGGAAGGGGACTAATAACAAAAAAGTCGTCAGATGAAATAGATGAGCTTAAGATTGATAAGGGTGCAAATATAGCTCAATATCCTAATTTAAAAGTGCCTAGATTTGAGGAAGCATTGACGGAATGTTCTAAATACAATCTTGTACCAATATTTGAAATTAAATTTCTAAGTAAAAGAAATAGAGATATTAATACATTTTTAGATATTATCCATGAATATGGTTACGAAAAAAAAGTCATCGTCCATTCATTTAATTATCCAGCTTTGGAATATTTAAAAAGTAAAGATAATGAGATTCGTATAATGCCAATTATAAATCCCAATAGTAGACTCCATGGTTATATGTATGCAAAGTCTATAGGGGCTGTAGCTTTAGATTCCAGATATGATTTACTTACTAAGAAAATTGTACAATTGGCGCATAAAGATGGGTTAAAGGTATTTTGTTGGACAATTGATAGAAGACAAGATTTTAAAAGAGCTGCTAAAATGGGCGTAGATTATATATATTCTGATACCATTTATCCAAGTAAACAAGAAGTAAAGTTAAGAAAAAATTCTGTATAG